The proteins below come from a single Gimesia alba genomic window:
- a CDS encoding ABC transporter ATP-binding protein, whose protein sequence is MTEPIFDQPVIDIQNVSHSFKGHRALQGISFQVQPQSLHGFVGPNGAGKTTTLKIICTLLHPQGGKVEVFGNDVRSAVKNIRKRIGFMPDHFSTYRQMTVFEYLDFFGAAYGLGVEQRDQVINDVLTLTDMDGRKDTLISGLSRGMQQRVSLARVLVNDPDLLLLDEPASGLDPRARIELMEILQELKRMGKTIFISSHILSELAELCDSVTIIDRGLIKYSGSMDGLLTHEEEHPSYKVTLESEVDAGLLQSLENETGILSVSKTEKSREFRVSFDATVTSTGNLLSKIIELHGSIEAFQRDKKHLNQAFLDLTEQGVR, encoded by the coding sequence ATGACTGAGCCAATTTTTGATCAACCTGTCATTGATATTCAAAATGTTTCCCATTCCTTTAAAGGACATCGGGCGCTGCAAGGGATCAGTTTTCAGGTCCAGCCTCAATCCTTGCATGGGTTTGTGGGGCCGAATGGCGCGGGTAAAACGACAACGTTAAAAATCATTTGCACGCTTCTGCATCCTCAGGGTGGCAAAGTCGAAGTATTTGGAAATGACGTACGGTCAGCCGTCAAGAATATTCGCAAACGAATTGGCTTTATGCCAGATCACTTTAGTACCTACAGGCAAATGACGGTGTTTGAATATCTGGACTTTTTTGGAGCCGCGTATGGTCTGGGGGTCGAACAGCGAGATCAGGTGATCAACGATGTACTCACGCTGACTGATATGGATGGTCGTAAAGATACTCTGATCAGTGGTCTCTCCAGAGGAATGCAGCAGCGAGTTAGTTTAGCTCGTGTCTTAGTGAACGATCCTGATTTATTACTGCTGGATGAACCAGCTTCAGGGCTCGATCCTCGCGCGCGAATCGAACTGATGGAAATTCTTCAAGAACTGAAACGTATGGGGAAAACAATCTTTATCAGTTCCCATATTCTCAGCGAATTGGCAGAGCTATGTGATAGCGTCACAATTATTGACCGGGGGTTGATCAAGTATAGCGGCTCAATGGATGGGCTCTTAACTCACGAAGAGGAACACCCCAGCTATAAAGTGACACTGGAATCAGAAGTGGATGCGGGGCTTCTACAATCGCTGGAAAATGAGACCGGAATTCTGTCTGTTAGTAAAACTGAAAAGTCTCGGGAGTTCCGTGTTTCCTTCGATGCAACAGTCACTTCCACTGGAAACCTGCTGTCAAAGATCATTGAGCTGCATGGCTCGATTGAAGCCTTCCAACGAGATAAAAAGCACTTAAACCAGGCATTTTTAGATTTAACAGAGCAGGGAGTTCGTTAA
- a CDS encoding ABC transporter permease, with translation MFQGTFALFNRALSVDFRLTRSHLFRFLFALLILFCLVSANLSSRVIGAAGLILFTQIIYLNFVFILMAGVSFFATAITEEKEEQTIGLLLMAGVNPISLLLGKSLPRLVTALLLLSVQFPFTLLAITLGGVTFSQVIAAYASLAVFLFCLSNLGLLCSVVCARSRAASTLVVISLAAFFWGVPLSKWAFDIMVQDRWVADGTFFVTSTNQVLDWLSQSSVLRQVHTILTSGFSESPWGIQFWSNLIVGILLFLLACLLFNRFALTEVSTSPARGMISKKKSWLFSPGRAWVNALMWKDFFFVNGGYGMSVIKFICYGAALLGLCSFIQYTSRSYSYQEIGLTIFWTMLIVLLIEISLISARVFHVEVQWKTLVSTAMLPQSMSSIAYSKVSGCLLGLVPAALYLFIGTLLSLNEMAYDIGLILSEPSFWTICVEVLFFWHLTALLSTYIKWGALPLAFVLMWVGNMFFYFCIALLSLGFGFRGGGAGFLEALNIIFTLAMSVGIIISHFLIRERLVYLASR, from the coding sequence ATGTTTCAAGGCACGTTTGCACTTTTTAATCGCGCTTTGAGTGTCGACTTTCGGTTGACGCGTTCGCATTTGTTTCGCTTTCTATTCGCCCTCCTGATTTTGTTTTGCTTAGTTTCTGCAAACCTGTCCAGCCGAGTGATCGGCGCAGCCGGGTTGATCCTGTTTACACAAATCATTTATCTCAATTTTGTCTTTATTTTAATGGCAGGAGTCAGTTTTTTTGCCACAGCGATCACGGAAGAAAAAGAAGAACAAACGATCGGCTTACTGTTAATGGCAGGCGTCAATCCGATTTCCCTGCTCTTGGGGAAATCATTGCCGCGACTAGTCACTGCGTTACTGCTATTATCAGTTCAATTCCCATTTACGTTACTCGCCATCACTCTGGGCGGCGTCACATTCTCACAAGTGATTGCCGCATACGCTTCCCTGGCAGTCTTTTTATTTTGTCTCTCCAACCTGGGACTGCTCTGTTCCGTTGTTTGTGCACGATCCCGCGCTGCCTCAACGCTTGTTGTGATTTCTCTGGCAGCATTTTTCTGGGGTGTGCCTCTCAGTAAATGGGCCTTCGATATCATGGTTCAAGACAGATGGGTGGCAGATGGGACTTTCTTTGTCACCTCAACAAATCAAGTTCTGGACTGGCTGAGTCAATCGTCTGTTCTGAGACAGGTCCACACCATTCTCACGTCAGGTTTCAGTGAGTCCCCTTGGGGAATTCAGTTTTGGAGTAATTTGATTGTGGGCATACTCCTGTTTCTGTTGGCATGCCTGCTTTTCAACCGTTTTGCATTGACTGAAGTGTCTACCAGCCCGGCGCGGGGAATGATTTCTAAAAAGAAAAGCTGGCTTTTTTCACCGGGTCGCGCCTGGGTCAATGCACTGATGTGGAAGGATTTCTTTTTCGTCAATGGTGGCTATGGGATGTCGGTGATTAAATTCATCTGTTATGGGGCTGCCTTATTGGGATTATGCTCTTTTATTCAATATACATCTCGCAGCTATTCCTATCAGGAAATTGGTCTCACAATATTCTGGACCATGCTGATTGTACTTCTGATTGAAATCAGTCTGATTTCTGCACGCGTTTTTCATGTTGAAGTTCAGTGGAAAACGTTGGTTTCGACTGCGATGCTGCCGCAGTCGATGTCAAGCATTGCCTATTCAAAAGTATCCGGATGCCTGCTTGGCCTGGTTCCGGCTGCTCTATATCTGTTTATTGGAACTCTGCTTAGCCTTAACGAAATGGCCTACGACATCGGTCTGATTCTATCAGAACCAAGCTTCTGGACAATCTGTGTTGAAGTGCTTTTTTTCTGGCATTTAACCGCTTTGCTCTCGACCTATATTAAGTGGGGGGCTTTGCCGCTGGCATTTGTATTAATGTGGGTCGGGAATATGTTCTTTTATTTTTGTATCGCGCTGCTTTCGCTTGGCTTCGGTTTCCGCGGCGGTGGGGCTGGATTCCTGGAAGCACTCAATATCATATTTACTCTGGCTATGTCAGTCGGTATTATTATTTCACACTTCCTGATCAGGGAACGTTTAGTCTATCTCGCATCACGCTAG
- a CDS encoding hydroxypyruvate isomerase family protein, translated as MKSEISRRKLLQNSGVAAATALGLGMKPSLAGESKVGSSQPLKGNINQSVVHWCFKKYWDIEKTAQVASQLGIKSVELTPAENWKTLKKHGLTCAIASSHGFKVGFNNPDNWDHCTEILRKRIDECAAGGVKNVITFTGMRDGISDEEGAKNCVAGLKKIIGYAEKNKVNLCLEMLNSRDDSHPMKGHPGYQGDHTEYCIDIIKQIGSDRMKLLFDIYHVQIMDGDVIRRIRQHKDYIGHVHTAGNPGRGELDEKQEINYPAIMLALQEIGYQGYVGQEFIPTRDPIQGLKQAVELCDV; from the coding sequence ATGAAATCAGAAATCAGCCGAAGAAAACTCCTGCAAAACTCGGGAGTGGCCGCTGCCACGGCATTGGGACTGGGAATGAAACCCTCTCTAGCGGGCGAGAGTAAAGTGGGTTCCTCACAACCTCTGAAAGGTAATATCAACCAGTCAGTAGTTCACTGGTGCTTTAAGAAGTATTGGGATATTGAAAAAACAGCACAAGTTGCCAGCCAGTTGGGAATCAAGAGCGTTGAATTGACTCCTGCCGAAAACTGGAAGACACTCAAGAAACATGGTTTAACCTGCGCAATTGCTTCCAGCCACGGTTTTAAGGTGGGCTTCAACAATCCTGATAACTGGGATCACTGCACTGAAATTCTACGCAAGCGAATTGATGAATGTGCGGCTGGAGGAGTCAAGAATGTAATCACTTTCACTGGAATGCGTGACGGCATCAGTGATGAAGAAGGGGCCAAAAACTGTGTTGCCGGCCTCAAAAAAATCATTGGCTATGCAGAGAAGAATAAAGTAAATCTCTGTCTGGAAATGCTGAACTCGCGTGATGACAGCCATCCCATGAAAGGACATCCCGGCTATCAGGGAGATCACACTGAATATTGCATCGATATCATCAAACAGATTGGCTCCGACCGGATGAAACTGCTGTTTGATATCTATCATGTCCAGATTATGGATGGCGATGTGATTCGGCGTATCAGACAGCACAAAGATTACATTGGCCACGTTCACACAGCCGGTAATCCCGGACGAGGTGAACTGGACGAGAAACAGGAAATCAATTATCCCGCCATCATGCTGGCTTTACAGGAAATTGGTTACCAGGGTTATGTTGGTCAGGAGTTTATACCAACACGCGATCCTATTCAGGGGCTGAAGCAAGCCGTAGAGCTCTGTGACGTCTAA
- the leuB gene encoding 3-isopropylmalate dehydrogenase, translating to MEARITLLPGDGIGPEIVAEAKRVLDTIADKFGHQFETPSCPMGGNAIDEFGDPLPPQTLETCKDSQAILLGAVGGPKWDDPSAKTRPEAGLLKIRKELGLFANLRPIKPYSELLDASPLKREIIEGTDILFFRELTGGIYFGDSGRMEHPDGEKAFSVMTYTTSEIARIVRLAAESARNRGGKLTSVDKANVLEVSRLWRQVAEDVVKNEFPDIEYEVVLVDAMAMHLISRPSDFDVVVTGNMFGDILTDEGSMLPGSLGLLPSASLGESGPGLYEPIHGSAPDIAGKGIANPLATILATAMLLRHSLSLETEAAAVEAAVASVLAAGHRTADIAAGGTSISTTEMGNHVIEALLA from the coding sequence GTGGAAGCTCGGATTACATTATTACCCGGCGATGGGATCGGTCCTGAAATCGTAGCAGAAGCAAAACGGGTACTGGATACAATTGCTGACAAATTCGGTCACCAGTTTGAAACACCATCCTGTCCAATGGGAGGAAATGCCATTGATGAATTTGGCGACCCTCTTCCACCTCAAACATTAGAAACCTGTAAAGATTCGCAGGCGATCTTGCTGGGAGCTGTAGGCGGGCCTAAATGGGATGATCCCTCAGCCAAGACGCGCCCCGAGGCAGGTTTACTTAAAATTCGAAAAGAATTGGGCCTGTTTGCGAACTTAAGACCGATCAAGCCTTACTCCGAGTTATTGGATGCATCACCTTTAAAACGTGAAATTATTGAAGGTACCGACATCCTCTTTTTCCGGGAATTAACAGGCGGGATCTATTTTGGTGACTCGGGAAGAATGGAGCATCCGGATGGAGAAAAAGCGTTTAGTGTCATGACTTATACGACATCGGAAATTGCCCGCATTGTGCGTCTGGCAGCAGAATCGGCTCGCAACCGGGGGGGGAAATTAACATCTGTCGATAAGGCAAATGTCCTGGAAGTCTCAAGGCTCTGGAGACAAGTGGCCGAAGATGTTGTGAAAAACGAATTCCCCGATATCGAATACGAAGTCGTGTTGGTCGATGCAATGGCGATGCACTTGATCTCCCGCCCTTCCGATTTTGATGTTGTTGTCACTGGAAATATGTTTGGCGACATTCTGACTGATGAAGGATCAATGCTGCCCGGATCTTTGGGATTGCTTCCCTCTGCTTCATTAGGTGAATCGGGACCGGGCCTTTACGAACCCATTCACGGATCGGCTCCCGATATTGCCGGAAAAGGTATCGCGAACCCATTGGCCACAATTCTAGCAACAGCCATGTTGCTGCGACATTCGCTGTCGCTGGAAACTGAAGCCGCTGCTGTTGAAGCTGCTGTCGCAAGTGTGCTGGCTGCCGGTCACCGAACTGCGGATATTGCCGCTGGTGGTACCAGTATTTCAACAACAGAAATGGGTAATCATGTGATTGAGGCACTTTTAGCCTGA